The Bombus huntii isolate Logan2020A chromosome 1, iyBomHunt1.1, whole genome shotgun sequence genome contains a region encoding:
- the LOC126878295 gene encoding uncharacterized protein LOC126878295 isoform X4: MRNVSLSHHTSHHASYHHFQPDNLGSSTAMAVGGATLVHCGGPGGEDRPAHLAIPSGALAPSLNAALGSSLNSSLNSSLNSTLGSIGAAASAATAATAAATAAWPPTLWQYPAAAAAAAAAAAAMPMEPVGFPQMGVGLQGGLQLVRDPTTGHLLLIHAAEQMQQAVVWPNYSNHNNGNVAPPPLLLPPPPPSLQLLSDIGGARLVLTESKRKQQSTLPIVKIEADCGTSPTTIITSTESTKALQTVTSMTGTLVPDASLVTTLHYYPHTPALVQISQAEPTHCRSQRNSFLSKATSPVSCLTPPPEVTTIHAIEPAEVAPIVGVQDASNQTDAPESEDQEQSLIEASVKQEQSLSPCQLQNSANLTTTTTNLTNLTNFEIVAASPEKVCNVVRITTTTTTVNPAVCSIVGKVDKAENTVINMADCPKYSITKECRSVTSIDRTIEHVVTRQIDREHDDRNHMEEEGEQQFAEDRISCRDVRTGSRIIEITEENCDSFHENLEFFGRRRDHSLDRLRDRKKNYAQETAGSEQEKEPDTKVADEKSEAELPKPEEMSATELHKHANSSVETPEINQSPKLSEDPKESKMEIDPNYESCEKSKDERSQAIVPRPQIIVKSFDMPNIDCDEQVVEPIVIKQEADETMYEDYSYRCEPTSTTEKPKCQDLSKRHIVEKSHPGIENVVEKLKKNAAAALQETTPQKVDDSKDKNAENLRSRKHSETTPRKLENGLKKHILRSCENSQFMEKYEVARELEVSFSENARSAKDSQDVPNYVTTTEHPCDSPTSSKHPLPKNYFLNNNNTRNNNDNMKLNDDKEPVVKKENVSPPEVCEVEMQCTNNNTVTPKKGKLEPLENSAALTFNNETPKSRLMINPKPRPIVDISGLELLSNSIEQLERLRSNGNRKSELERSAIRGRIIFPLEERLSHNNNENSPLGVLCALAEQRFMEEVGDRTPRRSNLESSEEISHAGRLLLNLGRANVPENETKTSEKRKYVEENSENLKRLKTDGELEDEEFKYDSYSEDDDFDQQYDENERERIVSMTTENTRGSIDFSEEDDICTDDEENDVLKDAPLGTSSPCNNVNYERKEDFEEYERKAYEQYHRSEFYSSKESIDDNLSDSDVEMYDEKMCADDKMVENDEDCKYEERRHILVENRDCHDYRNLQAKLDAKKFIARKGHIDNDADWPNMDAMELDMRVRLADIQRQYREKQKELSKLIPKKDEKKSPGRPRKKSHSSNSDHGLLTSPPTLESTSSPNKSPSQPSDGAPQPLASAVLAMPRCNVNLVKLGEQRSHIKLLDSIPSIPMPVAPVASPITVLPSNKLPQEDDEKGAGRISDKCVQLGYDTSSPAPTIASSSSASKKRKVGRPRKLMCSSGGVRHLTETIVAKKPKSKSSLVGYLLSKNRHLQTKYVGKTGYTPLPFKTGLSSIKSSSKSHKSTKSKPKPAKQTPLHNKNVISSIIAEKAKLSQEVKLDKQSKMKPKLKAEAKVKTWEDDETSSVTENILPETIAEEPVKEIPVDTAEPAENEPEKNKHEKSKKKKRKSSSSSPSRHKLSDRDKRESKRRKSLECKECKECAKAARAEKTENVNKCKLTSAHLAIDQLRVLTAMGGLFYAGRLSAVQAPDVYAITLDGERGNRPHIHSREEILRDAIVEVCPTSTKELPPGTRLCAYWSQQYRCLYPGTSVEPSEPDPELDEKFVSVEFDDGDSGRIALDDIRLLQPDYPVVEYDPNPLLSLGKRRRQTSMSTEDKRSSSNSQPSTSTNANNALTPVLSTTSCYVSPTDAQSLDRQKVDDVDAKVLEEYRERKRMKKRRKDKLKRLQEAQEGKKKHRRHKCCEEHRKHRHRKHRKHKHKHSHHSSHSEGSHISSGESCCGQKSEEELPKETVATVECEEEPVQVQVQVQEEPVAQEEVAPEPIKEPIREEKPEKPEKPEKPEKPEKPEKPKKTDKKSKVRERQESVESRSKMAAFLPARQLWGWAGKGYRRPGAKGRAKKQFFRAIQRGSETIQIGDSAVFLSTGRPDRPYIGRIESMWETSSSNMIVKVKWFYHPEETVGCPKNLKYPGALFESPHMDENDVQTISHKCEVLPLQEYTEKLGKEPHRYLTIYDNNDIYYLAGYYDPTTYLLTMQPGVV; encoded by the exons GTTCGAGCACGGCCATGGCGGTAGGCGGCGCGACCCTGGTGCATTGCGGAGGACCTGGAGGGGAGGACAGACCGGCCCACCTTGCCATTCCCTCGGGAGCCCTGGCACCCTCGTTGAACGCCGCTCTTGGATCGAGCCTGAATTCCAGCCTGAATTCCAGCCTAAATTCCACGTTGGGCAGCATCGGTGCGGCGGCGAGCGCGGCAACCGCCGCCACGGCCGCCGCCACAGCCGCATGGCCGCCAACCTTATGGCAGTACCCCGCGGCGGCCGCGGCTGCTGCAGCTGCAGCTGCAG CAATGCCAATGGAACCAGTTGGTTTTCCCCAAATGGGTGTTGGTCTCCAAGGTGGTTTGCAGCTGGTCAGGGATCCCACTACAGGTCACCTTCTTCTTATCCATGCTGCTG AACAAATGCAACAAGCCGTAGTGTGGCCAAATTATTCGAATCATAATAACGGAAACGTCGCGCCACCGCCTCTCCTTCTTCCTCCTCCGCCGCCTTCGCTTCAACTTCTTAGCGACATTGGAGGCGCAAGGCTAGTTCTTACGGAAAGTAAAAGGAAACAACAAAGCACTCTACCTATCGTGAAAATAGAGGCGGATTGCGGCACCAGCCCTACGACCATAATCA CGTCGACAGAATCAACGAAGGCGCTGCAGACCGTAACTTCGATGACCGGAACTCTTGTACCAGATGCATCTCTGGTGACCACGTTGCACTATTACCCTCATACGCCTGCATTAGTTCAAATCAGCCAGGCCGAACCAACACACTGCAGATCTCAA CGAAATTCGTTTCTGTCGAAGGCGACCTCACCGGTCTCGTGTCTGACGCCGCCGCCAGAGGTGACGACGATCCACGCAATCGAGCCAGCTGAAGTGGCGCCGATAGTAGGCGTACAAGACGCGTCGAATCAGACGGACGCACCGGAATCCGAGGATCAGGAGCAATCTTTGATCGAGGCATCCGTTAAACAGGAACAAAGTTTGAGTCCCTGTCAACTACAGAATTCTGCCAACCTAACCACTACCACTACCAACTTGACGAATTTGACCAACTTCGAGATCGTGGCTGCCTCGCCGGAGAAGGTGTGCAACGTTGTTCGAATAACCACCACAACAACAACCGTAAATCCAGCGGTCTGTAGCATAGTGGGTAAAGTGGATAAAGCGGAAAATACTGTTATCAACATGGCAGATTGCCCGAAATATTCTATCACGAAGGAGTGTAGAAGCGTCACGTCGATCGATAGAACGATCGAACACGTGGTTACACGGCAGATTGATAGGGAACATGATGATAGAAATCACATGGAGGAGGAAGGCGAGCAACAGTTTGCCGAGGATAGGATATCATGCCGAGATGTGAGAACTGGTTCgagaattattgaaataacTGAAGAAAATTGCGATAGTTTTCATGAGAATTTGGAATTCTTTGGAAGAAGACGAGATCATTCCTTGGATAGACTCAGAGACAGGAAGAAGAATTACGCGCAGGAAACTGCGGGTTCTGAACAGGAAAAAGAGCCAGATACGAAGGTTGCCGATGaaaagagcgag GCCGAATTACCTAAACCAGAGGAAATGTCGGCGACTGAGTTGCACAAACATGCAAATTCTTCGGTCGAAACGCCAGAAATCAATCAAAGTCCAAAACTATCGGAGGATCCGAAAGAATCAAAAATGGAGATCGATCCGAATTACGAAAGTTGTGAGAAGAGCAAGGACGAGCGATCGCAGGCAATCGTTCCGCGTCCACAGATCATTGTGAAGTCGTTCGATATGCCGAACATCGATTGTGACGAACAGGTGGTCGAACCAATCGTGATCAAACAAGAAGCAGATGAAACAATGTATGAAGATTATTCATACAGATGCGAACCAACTTCAACCACGGAAAAGCCAAAGTGCCAGGACCTGTCCAAGAGGCACATTGTTGAAAAGTCTCATCCTGGAATCGAAAACGTGGTGGAGAAGCTGAAGAAGAACGCAGCTGCAGCTTTACAAGAGACGACTCCCCAAAAAGTGGACgactcgaaggataagaacgCAGAAAATCTTCGTTCAAGGAAACATTCAGAAACAACACCGAGAAAACTAGAAAACGGTTTGAAAAAACACATTCTGAGATCCTGCGAGAACTCTCAGTTCATGGAAAAATATGAAGTGGCACGAGAACTTGAGGTATCTTTTTCGGAAAATGCTCGTTCGGCTAAAGATTCTCAGGATGTTCCTAATTACGTAACAACGACCGAACATCCTTGCGATTCTCCTACGAGTAGCAAGCATCCCCTGCCCAAAAACTACTTCCTAAACAATAACAACACGAGAAACAATAACGATAATATGAAGTTAAACGACGATAAAGAACCTGTCGTGAAAAAGGAGAATGTCTCGCCGCCCGAGGTCTGTGAAGTGGAAATGCAATGCACGAACAATAACACGGTGACGcctaaaaaaggaaaattggAACCGTTAGAAAACTCGGCGGCCTTGACGTTTAATAATGAAACTCCCAAATCTAGATTAATGATTAATCCTAAACCGAGACCTATAGTTGATATTAGCGGATTGGAATTGCTGTCGAACAGTATCGAGCAGTTGGAACGCTTGAGATCAAACGGCAATAGAAAATCTGAATTAGAGAGATCGGCTATCAGGGGCAGGATAATTTTTCCTCTGGAAGAGCGCCTCAGCCACAACAACAACGAGAACAGCCCTTTGGGGGTGTTGTGTGCTTTGGCAGAGCAAAGATTTATGGAGGAAGTAGGGGATAGAACTCCCCGGAGGTCGAATCTGGAGAGTTCCGAAGAAATATCTCATGCTGGTAGACTACTATTGAACCTGGGCAGAGCGAATGTCCcagaaaatgaaacaaagacatcggaaaaaagaaaatacgtgGAAGAAAATTCCGAAAACCTCAAGAGGCTCAAAACCGATGGCGAGTTGGAAGATGAGGAATTTAAATACGACTCATATTCCGAAGATGATGATTTTGATCAACAGTACGATGAAAATGAGCGAGAAAGAATTGTGTCTATGACGACTGAGAATACGAGAGGAAGCATAGATTTTTCCGAAGAAGACGATATTTGCACCGACGACGAAGAGAATGATGTATTAAAAGACGCTCCCCTTGGTACTAGTAGTCCTTGCAATAATGTAAActatgaaagaaaagaagattttGAGGAGTATGAAAGAAAGGCATACGAACAGTATCATAGGAGTGAATTTTATAGCAGCAAGGAATCTATTGATGATAATTTATCGGATTCTGATGTTGAAATGTACGACGAAAAGATGTGTGCGGATGATAAAATGGTGGAGAACGACGAAGATTGCAAATATGAGGAGAGAAGACATATCTTGGTAGAAAATCGAGATTGTCACGATTATAGAAATTTGCAAGCAAAACTGGACGCAAAGAAGTTTATCGCTAGAAAAGGGCACATTGATAATGACGCAGACTGGCCGAATATGGATGCCATGGAACTTGACATGAGAGTCAGGTTGGCTGACATTCAAAGACAATATAGAGAAAAGCAGAAGGAATTGTCTAAATTGATCCCGAAGAAAGACGAAAAGAAGAGTCCTGGAAGACCGCGCAAGAAGAGCCATTCTTCTAA TTCCGATCACGGTCTCCTCACATCCCCACCGACGTTAGAATCGACGTCTTCACCCAACAAATCTCCATCGCAACCGTCCGATGGAGCTCCGCAGCCATTAGCTTCAGCTGTCCTAGCAATGCCAAGATGTAACGTGAATTTGGTAAAACTGGGTGAACAAAGGAGCCACATTAAATTACTGGATAGTATACCAAGTATTCCCATGCCCGTTGCACCAGTTGCTTCGCCAATCACCGTACTACCATCAAACAAATTGCCGCAAGAGGACGACGAGAAAGGCGCAGGACGG ATCTCTGACAAATGTGTGCAACTTGGATATGATACATCATCTCCAGCACCTACCATCGCGAGTTCTAGTTCAGCATCGAAGAAACGGAAGGTTGGTCGACCCAGGAAGTTAATGTGCTCATCCGGAGGTGTCAGACACCTTACGGAAACGATAGTTGCTAAGAAACCTAAGAGCAAAAGTTCTTTGGTGGGCTATCTTTTGTCGAAGAATAGGCATCTTCAAACAAAA TATGTGGGAAAAACTGGTTATACTCCACTACCGTTCAAGACTGGGCTATCTTCCATAAAATCTTCTTCCAAGAGTCACAAATCGACAAAATCAAAGCCGAAACCAGCGAAACAAACTCCTTTACACAATAAGAATGTGATCAGCTCCATTATCGCGGAAAAGGCAAAATTAAGTCAAGAAGTGAAATTGGATAAACAAAGCAAGATGAAGCCGAAATTGAAAGCTGAAGCGAAGGTGAAGACGTGGGAAGATGACGAAACCAGCAGTGTCACTGAAAATATATTGCCAGAAACCATCGCGGAGGAACCAGTGAAG GAAATCCCAGTGGACACGGCCGAACCTGCCGAAAACGAACCCGAGAAAAACAAACACGAGaaatcgaagaagaagaagcggaAGTCCAGTTCGTCATCGCCATCGCGACATAAGTTGAGCGATCGAGACAAGAGAGAGTCAAAACGTCGAAAGTCGCTCGAGTGCAAAGAGTGCAAGGAATGCGCGAAGGCTGCCCGAGCAGAGAAGACGGAGAATGTGAACAAATGCAAATTAACGTCGGCGCACTTGGCTATAGACCAGTTGAGGGTCTTAACTGCGATGGGTGGTCTATTTTACGCCGGAAGGCTGAGCGCGGTTCAGGCGCCTGACGTTTATGCGATCACGCTGGACGGCGAACGGGGCAACAGGCCTCACATCCATTCCAGAGAAGAGATTCTACGAGACGCG ATCGTCGAGGTCTGTCCCACTTCCACGAAAGAGCTACCGCCTGGCACGAGATTATGCGCCTACTGGAGCCAGCAATATCGTTGCTTGTATCCGGGTACCTCGGTCGAACCATCGGAACCTGACCCTGAGCTCGATGAGAAATTTGTTAGCGTGGAGTTTGATGACGGGGATAGCGGCAGGATAGCTTTAGATGACATTAGACTGTTGCAGCCTGATTATCCAGTTGTCG AATATGATCCCAATCCCCTGTTGTCGTTGGGAAAACGTCGACGACAAACGTCAATGTCGACGGAGGATAAACGCTCTTCCAGTAACAGTCAACCTTCTACTTCCACGAATGCGAATAACGCGTTGACTCCTGTTTTATCAACAACGAGTTGTTACGTTTCCCCAACTGACGCACAGTCCCTGGATCGACAGAAGGTGGATGACGTAGATGCAAAAGTCTTGGAAGAATATCGCGAAAGGAAACGAatgaagaaaaggagaaaagacaAATTAAAGAGATTGCAGGAGGCTCAGGAAGGGAAGAAGAAGCACAGAAGGCACAAATGTTGCGAAGAACATAGAAAGCATAGGCACAGAAAACATCGTAAACACAAGCACAAGCATAGTCATCACAGCAGTCACAGCGAAGGAAGTCACATTAG CAGTGGGGAAAGTTGTTGCGGGCAGAAGAGCGAAGAAGAACTGCCCAAGGAAACGGTAGCCACAGTAGAATGCGAAGAAGAACCAGTCCAAGTCCAAGTCCAAGTCCAAGAAGAACCAGTAGCGCAAGAAGAAGTAGCCCCGGAACCGATCAAAGAACCTATTCGCGAGGAGAAACCCGAGAAACCCGAAAAACCCGAGAAACCCGAAAAACCCGAAAAACCCGAAAAACCGAAGAAAACGGACAAAAAGTCGAAAGTGCGTGAACGACAGGAATCGGTGGAAAGTCGAAGCAAAATGGCAGCTTTCTTGCCAGCGAGACAATTGTGGGGCTGGGCTGGAAAAGGTTACAGACGACCCGGTGCCAAGGGAAGAGCCAAGAAACAATTCTTCCGAGCTATTCAACGAGGTAGCGAGACGATCCAGATCGGTGACAGTGCGGTCTTTCTGTCGACTGGCAGACCCGATAGACCCTACATCGGGCGCATCGAATCCATGTGGGAAACTTCAAGTTCCAATATGATCGTGAAGGTGAAGTGGTTCTATCATCCTGAGGAGACCGTGGGTTGCCCTAAGAATTTGAAGTACCCG GGTGCCCTGTTCGAGTCCCCTCACATGGACGAGAACGATGTTCAAACGATCTCCCACAAATGCGAGGTGCTGCCGCTTCAGGAATACACAGAGAAGCTGGGAAAAGAGCCGCACAGATATCTGACCATATACGATAACAACGACATTTACTATTTGGCTGGATATTACGACCCCACGACGTACCTGTTGACCATGCAGCCAGGGGTTGTTTGA